One genomic segment of Coraliomargarita parva includes these proteins:
- a CDS encoding glutamine synthetase beta-grasp domain-containing protein, with translation MAKIKLEYIWLDGYEPVANLRSKTKIEDGDVDSFTLEDCPMWGFDGSSTQQAEGGSSDCMLKPVALYPDATRKNAFLVMSEVMMPDGTPHPSNARATISDDEGFWVGLEQEYFLYQDGCPLGWPGGNDFPPPQGPYYTGIGYKNVGDIARSIVEEHLDLCIAAGINHEGINAEVAKGQWEFQIFGKGSKKAADQVHVARYILIRLCEKYGVDVEFHCKPFRGDWNGSGMHCNFSSTYMRETGGKDYFLKLMDKFEEYKDEHIAVYGPDNDMRLTGLHETQSIDMFSWGVADRGASIRVPHSFVKDDAYKGYLEDRRPNSQGDPYKIVSRVLQTVEEVEAAFK, from the coding sequence ATGGCCAAAATCAAACTCGAATACATCTGGCTGGACGGCTATGAGCCCGTTGCCAACCTGCGTAGTAAAACGAAAATCGAAGACGGTGATGTCGATAGCTTCACTCTTGAAGACTGCCCGATGTGGGGCTTCGACGGTAGCTCGACCCAGCAAGCCGAAGGTGGCAGCTCTGACTGCATGCTGAAGCCGGTTGCGCTCTACCCGGATGCGACACGCAAGAACGCGTTCCTCGTCATGAGCGAGGTTATGATGCCGGACGGCACCCCGCACCCCTCCAATGCACGCGCAACCATCTCCGATGACGAAGGTTTCTGGGTTGGTCTGGAGCAAGAATATTTCCTTTACCAAGACGGCTGCCCCCTCGGCTGGCCGGGCGGCAACGACTTCCCTCCCCCTCAAGGCCCGTACTACACCGGTATCGGCTACAAGAACGTGGGTGACATCGCTCGTAGCATCGTTGAAGAGCACCTTGACCTTTGCATCGCCGCAGGCATCAACCACGAAGGTATCAACGCCGAAGTGGCCAAGGGCCAATGGGAATTCCAAATCTTCGGCAAGGGCTCCAAGAAGGCTGCCGACCAAGTGCACGTTGCCCGCTACATTCTGATCCGTCTTTGCGAAAAGTACGGCGTCGATGTCGAGTTCCACTGCAAGCCCTTCCGCGGTGACTGGAACGGTTCCGGCATGCACTGCAACTTCTCTTCCACTTACATGCGTGAGACTGGCGGCAAGGATTACTTCCTCAAGCTCATGGACAAGTTCGAAGAATACAAGGACGAGCACATCGCCGTCTACGGTCCGGACAACGACATGCGCCTCACCGGCCTCCACGAAACCCAGTCGATCGACATGTTCTCTTGGGGTGTGGCCGACCGTGGTGCTTCCATCCGTGTCCCGCACAGCTTCGTCAAGGACGACGCCTACAAGGGCTATCTGGAAGACCGCCGTCCGAACTCCCAGGGCGACCCCTACAAGATCGTCTCCCGCGTGCTTCAGACTGTCGAAGAAGTCGAAGCGGCATTCAAATAA
- the pyrH gene encoding UMP kinase, whose product MDESEQTGPKPKYHRIILKLSGEVLRNAEDGEPIDAKTLKSICEEVKKVYDIGVQVGLVIGGGNIFRGLSGAEMRGVDRTTGDYMGMLATVINGLAILDCLEKLGVTVRLQSAIPMDKLAEPFILRRATRHLERGRVVIFAGGTGNPYFSTDTTAALRASEIGADMLMKATKVDGIYDKDPAKHDDAVKYDKIAYIDALRDRLKIMDSTAFSLCMENKMPILVFSMREPGSIYRAVMGDAIGTLVE is encoded by the coding sequence ATGGACGAATCAGAGCAAACGGGCCCAAAACCGAAATACCACCGCATCATTCTGAAATTGAGTGGTGAGGTACTGCGAAACGCCGAAGACGGCGAGCCAATCGACGCCAAAACACTGAAGTCGATCTGCGAAGAAGTCAAAAAGGTCTATGACATCGGCGTGCAAGTCGGCCTGGTCATCGGCGGTGGCAACATCTTCCGGGGCCTCAGCGGCGCGGAAATGCGTGGAGTGGATCGCACAACCGGCGACTACATGGGCATGCTGGCCACCGTCATCAACGGCCTCGCAATCCTGGACTGCCTGGAAAAGCTTGGTGTCACTGTACGCCTGCAAAGCGCCATCCCGATGGACAAGCTGGCCGAACCTTTCATCCTTCGCCGGGCGACCCGCCATCTGGAACGCGGCCGCGTCGTGATCTTCGCCGGCGGCACGGGGAACCCCTACTTCTCGACCGACACGACGGCCGCGCTGCGTGCCAGCGAAATCGGCGCCGACATGCTGATGAAGGCCACCAAGGTGGACGGCATCTACGACAAGGACCCGGCCAAGCATGACGATGCGGTCAAGTACGACAAGATCGCCTATATTGACGCACTGCGCGACCGGTTAAAGATCATGGACTCGACCGCCTTCTCCCTTTGCATGGAGAACAAGATGCCCATTCTGGTCTTCAGCATGCGTGAACCGGGCTCGATCTACCGCGCAGTGATGGGCGATGCCATCGGCACCCTGGTGGAATAA
- the frr gene encoding ribosome recycling factor, translated as MEPKDILKSMNDDMKKAVDHTLHEFSSLHTGKASPGMLDSVRVEAYGSTVSLKEIAAVTTPDARTIMVQPWDKSVIQDVEKAIRSANLGFNPLVDGGILRVPVPELTGERRQELAKTAGNMAEDGRVRVRHARRDALDLFKAAQKDGLSEDDFKRYEKDVQKAHDDYIAEINEHLSKKEADLKKV; from the coding sequence ATGGAACCTAAAGATATTCTCAAGAGCATGAACGACGACATGAAGAAGGCCGTCGATCATACCCTGCATGAATTCAGCAGCCTGCACACCGGCAAAGCCTCGCCCGGGATGCTCGACAGCGTCCGCGTCGAAGCCTACGGCAGCACCGTATCCCTCAAGGAAATCGCTGCGGTGACCACACCGGACGCCCGCACCATCATGGTTCAACCTTGGGACAAGAGTGTGATCCAGGACGTCGAAAAAGCGATCCGTAGTGCCAATCTGGGGTTCAACCCTCTGGTTGACGGTGGGATTCTCCGCGTGCCGGTTCCGGAACTGACCGGTGAACGCCGTCAGGAACTGGCCAAGACCGCCGGAAATATGGCCGAAGACGGCCGCGTGCGCGTGCGTCACGCGCGCCGCGATGCGCTGGACCTGTTCAAGGCTGCCCAGAAGGACGGACTCTCCGAAGATGATTTCAAACGCTACGAGAAGGACGTGCAAAAGGCTCACGACGACTACATCGCGGAAATCAACGAGCATCTCTCCAAGAAGGAAGCCGACCTCAAGAAGGTCTAG
- the proB gene encoding glutamate 5-kinase, whose protein sequence is MIPLAQSKRIVIKLGTGVLTTGIGQLNTERISLLARQVNELRNRGIEVVIVSSGAVGLGMGKLGIQKRPKDLAMLQACAAIGQTVLMNTWQKCFDPYGANVAQILLTREDIRARHRHNAIFNTVERLLANATVPIVNENDTVSATEIKFGDNDTLSALVASVINADLLFILSNIPGLIDKKGTGLVVPVVEKVTPTIEAMAGGTEQQTSVGGMISKLSAAKIAQRAGCGVVIGSGKDEQLFTKILNGEQIATYFVPSDVPVKSHKRWIAIQDHVDGQLHIDAGATEAIRRFGKSLLSAGILRGEGAFELGDIVSIHDASGKYFAQGQVGMDADTLQDLLQKKGKTPASVVIHRNHLVLIN, encoded by the coding sequence GTGATTCCACTCGCGCAGTCGAAACGTATCGTCATCAAGCTAGGCACGGGCGTGTTGACCACAGGCATTGGCCAGCTCAACACGGAGCGCATCAGCCTGTTGGCCAGACAGGTCAATGAGCTGCGCAACCGCGGCATCGAAGTGGTTATCGTCAGCTCGGGTGCGGTGGGACTGGGCATGGGGAAGCTGGGCATCCAGAAGCGCCCCAAAGACCTTGCCATGCTTCAGGCCTGTGCCGCCATCGGACAAACCGTCCTGATGAACACCTGGCAAAAGTGCTTTGATCCCTACGGAGCGAATGTCGCCCAGATTCTTCTCACCCGTGAGGATATCCGCGCCCGCCACCGCCACAATGCCATCTTCAACACGGTCGAGCGGCTACTCGCAAATGCGACGGTTCCGATCGTCAACGAGAACGACACGGTCAGTGCCACCGAAATCAAGTTCGGCGACAACGACACCCTCTCGGCTCTCGTGGCCAGCGTGATCAACGCGGACCTGCTCTTCATCCTCTCCAACATCCCCGGCCTGATCGACAAGAAAGGCACCGGATTGGTGGTTCCCGTAGTCGAAAAAGTCACCCCGACCATTGAAGCGATGGCTGGAGGCACGGAGCAGCAAACGTCGGTCGGTGGCATGATCAGCAAGCTCTCCGCTGCGAAAATCGCCCAGAGGGCGGGCTGCGGGGTCGTCATCGGCAGCGGCAAGGACGAGCAGCTCTTCACCAAGATTCTCAACGGAGAACAAATCGCCACCTACTTCGTCCCCAGCGACGTGCCGGTCAAATCCCACAAGCGCTGGATCGCGATCCAGGACCATGTGGACGGCCAGCTGCATATCGACGCCGGAGCCACCGAAGCCATTCGGCGCTTTGGCAAAAGCCTGCTCAGCGCAGGCATCCTCCGCGGCGAAGGCGCCTTTGAGCTCGGAGATATTGTCAGCATCCACGATGCGAGTGGTAAATACTTTGCCCAAGGCCAGGTCGGCATGGACGCCGACACCCTACAGGATCTCCTCCAGAAAAAGGGCAAGACCCCGGCTTCAGTCGTGATCCACCGCAATCATCTGGTCCTGATCAACTGA
- a CDS encoding DMT family transporter: protein MKATNAPAYGEIRGIVLMLASVCLFTATSLLLSHAHHAYEISGWVAACYRAAAGLSMIWLLQVRTGRPAIGRIFTRPLLFVRGFVGGATIPAYYISIMELGPGRAGLIAGSWPLFAALFAALLIGESLSRKYFIYIGLALIGLAAVFAANGIGIGNPAYDGLAIAGAAAGGLCVVMIRHLRHTESTGTIFASQCVFTLLIGLPVARGSLWIDEPVALGLVVLASLSVALAQLSLTEAFRHISVAKGSTLQMLTPALTVLGSALLLGENFNAYELVGGACILLASYQIALAKAAK, encoded by the coding sequence ATGAAAGCCACCAACGCACCCGCATACGGAGAAATCAGGGGCATCGTCCTGATGCTGGCCTCGGTCTGCCTCTTCACCGCGACGTCCTTGCTGCTCAGCCACGCTCATCACGCTTACGAAATCAGCGGCTGGGTTGCTGCCTGCTACCGGGCAGCCGCCGGGCTGTCGATGATCTGGCTACTACAGGTCCGCACAGGGAGGCCTGCTATAGGTCGGATCTTCACCCGTCCCCTGCTCTTTGTCAGAGGTTTTGTCGGCGGTGCAACCATCCCGGCCTACTACATCTCGATCATGGAGCTCGGCCCCGGTCGGGCCGGACTGATAGCGGGCTCATGGCCCCTCTTTGCCGCCCTCTTCGCCGCGCTGCTCATCGGCGAATCCCTGAGCCGCAAGTACTTCATTTATATTGGACTCGCGCTCATAGGACTCGCTGCGGTTTTCGCCGCAAATGGGATCGGCATAGGCAACCCCGCCTACGATGGCCTCGCAATTGCAGGCGCGGCCGCCGGCGGCCTATGTGTCGTCATGATCCGGCACTTGCGCCATACCGAAAGCACAGGTACGATCTTTGCCTCCCAGTGCGTCTTCACTCTCCTGATCGGACTTCCGGTTGCCAGAGGCAGCCTGTGGATCGATGAACCGGTCGCACTCGGTCTGGTGGTCCTCGCATCGCTTTCGGTCGCCTTGGCCCAGCTTAGCCTGACCGAAGCGTTCCGCCATATCAGCGTGGCAAAAGGCTCCACCTTGCAAATGCTCACGCCAGCCCTTACCGTGCTCGGCAGCGCCCTGCTGCTGGGAGAGAATTTCAACGCCTACGAACTCGTCGGCGGCGCCTGCATCCTGCTCGCCAGCTATCAAATCGCGCTCGCAAAAGCCGCAAAATGA
- a CDS encoding nucleoside hydrolase, which translates to MQKIIIDSDWGSDVLQLTSILLARPGQYEVIGATVTFGNASHDQNLANAGALLRLLGVDGKVPRFAGARAPSGQMAPPEGDGAHGSTGLGEIILPPAQSEPDSRPVVDFLIETLEKEPEGSVTLIATAPQTNLAEAIRRSPQVMQRLKEIRIMGGCTQPMPGYRVDKHLNRVSEIQIQRCGNITEWAEFNFQQAPEDAATVLKSGIPVSLFPMNCTHQMTFTPEREALLHSTFADEPELAAKLVPLLSIPRVIDRQKFDIDPTLHDVHTTLAMVAPELYQARQGKVTIATDSALDNYGETSFYPDPAGVHTVYESILDPDAAFVLLLEALKQTLNRNEALACAS; encoded by the coding sequence ATGCAGAAAATCATCATCGACAGCGACTGGGGCAGCGATGTCCTTCAATTGACCAGTATCCTACTGGCACGTCCTGGCCAATACGAGGTCATCGGGGCCACCGTGACCTTCGGCAATGCCTCGCACGACCAGAACCTGGCCAATGCGGGAGCCCTCCTACGACTCCTCGGTGTCGACGGAAAAGTCCCCCGCTTTGCAGGCGCACGCGCCCCCTCCGGACAAATGGCTCCCCCCGAAGGGGACGGCGCCCACGGCTCCACCGGACTGGGTGAGATTATCCTGCCCCCGGCACAATCCGAACCTGACTCCAGGCCGGTCGTCGATTTCCTGATTGAAACCCTCGAAAAGGAGCCGGAAGGCTCGGTCACCTTGATCGCGACGGCCCCGCAGACAAACCTGGCCGAAGCCATCCGCCGCTCTCCACAGGTCATGCAACGCCTGAAGGAAATCCGAATCATGGGTGGCTGCACCCAGCCCATGCCGGGCTACCGGGTCGACAAGCACCTGAATCGCGTATCCGAAATACAAATACAGCGCTGCGGAAACATCACGGAATGGGCGGAATTCAACTTCCAGCAGGCGCCTGAAGATGCGGCCACCGTGCTCAAAAGCGGGATACCGGTAAGCCTCTTCCCAATGAACTGCACGCACCAGATGACCTTTACTCCGGAACGCGAAGCCCTCCTACACAGCACATTCGCCGACGAACCGGAACTTGCGGCCAAGCTCGTCCCCCTTCTTTCAATCCCGCGGGTCATTGACCGGCAGAAGTTCGATATCGACCCCACCTTGCACGACGTGCACACGACCCTGGCCATGGTGGCACCGGAGCTTTACCAGGCACGGCAGGGCAAGGTGACAATCGCAACCGATTCGGCCCTGGATAATTATGGCGAAACAAGTTTCTACCCGGATCCGGCCGGCGTCCACACCGTCTACGAGTCCATTCTGGATCCGGACGCTGCCTTTGTTTTGCTGCTTGAGGCATTGAAGCAAACCTTGAACCGCAACGAAGCCTTGGCCTGCGCTTCATAG
- the nhaD gene encoding sodium:proton antiporter NhaD has product MEAILILLFALGYLAITLEHPLHLDKTVPALAMAVILWAILGCGFCKGIFTLIDVDGIVFSVDSSPEAMDQFHTLILHHLGSTAEILIFLIGAMTIIEIIDLHQGFVILRNAIQTRSKTKILWISGSIAFVLSSVIDNLTATIILVTLLRKLIPERQERLWFCCLVVIAANAGGAWSPIGDVTTTMLWIGNKVTGSMLVEHIVLPSLACFVIPYAIATFLPPFRGQLTEETEADDSSEPLLSSRTMLWLGLGAIVFVPIFKAVTHLPPYMGIMLGLAVVWAVSESIHPETDFKQARRHLYSSNRALSKIEMSSILFFWGILMAVGALESMVYGSLNGEPMGTLRYLAESMQTILPNQNLVIILLGAFSSVVDNVPLVAASMGMYQAPVDADIWHFIAFSAGTGGSLLIIGSASGVAAMGLEKIDFIWYLKRITWLALIGFLSGAGVFLLSVQWMPHN; this is encoded by the coding sequence ATGGAAGCGATTCTCATCCTCCTGTTCGCATTGGGGTACTTGGCAATTACTCTCGAACATCCATTGCACTTGGATAAAACCGTACCGGCTTTGGCCATGGCTGTCATTCTTTGGGCAATTCTTGGATGCGGCTTCTGCAAAGGCATCTTCACCCTCATCGATGTGGATGGAATTGTCTTCAGCGTGGATAGCAGCCCGGAGGCCATGGATCAATTCCACACCTTGATTCTGCATCACCTGGGAAGCACGGCGGAGATCCTGATCTTCCTGATCGGAGCGATGACAATCATTGAGATCATCGACTTACACCAGGGCTTTGTCATTCTAAGGAACGCGATTCAGACGCGAAGCAAGACCAAGATCCTCTGGATCTCGGGAAGCATCGCCTTCGTCCTCTCGTCCGTTATCGATAACCTCACGGCCACCATCATTCTCGTCACCTTGCTCCGGAAACTGATACCGGAACGCCAGGAACGCCTCTGGTTCTGTTGCCTCGTAGTGATCGCGGCGAATGCAGGCGGAGCCTGGTCGCCCATTGGGGACGTCACCACAACCATGCTCTGGATTGGGAACAAGGTAACGGGTTCAATGCTGGTCGAGCACATCGTGCTGCCCTCGCTCGCATGCTTTGTGATTCCTTATGCCATCGCGACCTTTCTGCCCCCTTTCCGGGGACAACTCACGGAGGAAACCGAAGCGGACGATTCATCCGAGCCACTGCTAAGCAGCCGCACCATGCTCTGGCTCGGCTTGGGCGCGATTGTCTTCGTCCCGATCTTCAAGGCCGTCACCCACCTGCCTCCCTACATGGGGATCATGCTGGGCCTGGCCGTGGTCTGGGCCGTCTCGGAAAGCATCCACCCGGAAACGGATTTCAAACAAGCCCGTCGCCACCTCTACTCCTCAAACCGCGCCCTGTCCAAAATCGAGATGTCCAGCATTCTCTTTTTCTGGGGCATCCTCATGGCGGTGGGGGCGCTGGAATCCATGGTCTATGGGAGCCTGAACGGTGAGCCCATGGGTACCTTGAGATACCTGGCGGAAAGCATGCAGACGATCCTCCCGAACCAGAACCTCGTAATCATCCTGCTTGGAGCATTTTCCTCGGTCGTGGACAATGTGCCGCTGGTCGCCGCCTCCATGGGCATGTATCAAGCCCCGGTCGACGCGGACATCTGGCACTTTATCGCCTTTTCCGCCGGAACGGGCGGCAGCCTGCTGATCATTGGATCCGCATCAGGCGTCGCCGCGATGGGCTTGGAGAAAATCGATTTCATCTGGTATCTCAAACGGATTACCTGGCTGGCACTCATCGGCTTCCTCTCCGGGGCCGGGGTCTTTCTTCTTAGCGTACAATGGATGCCGCACAATTGA
- a CDS encoding 3'(2'),5'-bisphosphate nucleotidase CysQ family protein: MQLSPVELSALADLACEAAHSAGALILESAAGGFTVQRKDGGDSLASQLVTEVDERSQERILQVLAPSFEAHDLALLTEERTDDGSRFEKDYYWCIDPLDGTLPFTRGIPGYAVAIALVSQNGRAEVGVVYDPVHGRLYRAVRGQGLAVDGLPWSRDSYSNSGELLKVYCDCGFADSADRESRSRAMEAMARRFGYRGVELRIGGGAVSNVCRVLEDGPAVYYKLPKSVSGGGSIWDYAATSCIYAEAGAYATDFNGKPLPLNQAGTTFMNRCGVCFTTEDKLSAALPF, encoded by the coding sequence ATGCAGTTGAGTCCGGTCGAATTGAGTGCGTTGGCGGACCTGGCCTGCGAGGCCGCCCACAGCGCCGGAGCCTTGATCTTGGAATCGGCTGCAGGCGGCTTCACCGTCCAGCGGAAAGACGGGGGCGACAGTCTCGCATCACAGCTTGTCACTGAGGTCGACGAACGCAGTCAGGAGAGGATCCTTCAGGTTCTGGCGCCTAGCTTCGAAGCGCACGATCTGGCTTTATTGACGGAAGAACGTACGGACGACGGCAGCCGGTTTGAGAAGGATTATTATTGGTGTATCGATCCGCTTGATGGAACGCTACCGTTTACCCGGGGCATTCCCGGTTATGCGGTGGCCATCGCCCTGGTCAGTCAAAACGGGCGTGCTGAAGTCGGAGTGGTCTATGATCCGGTGCATGGCAGGCTCTATCGTGCAGTTAGAGGCCAGGGCCTCGCCGTTGATGGCCTTCCGTGGTCGAGGGACTCATACTCCAATTCCGGCGAACTGCTTAAGGTCTATTGCGACTGTGGGTTTGCGGACTCAGCCGATCGCGAGTCTCGAAGCCGGGCCATGGAAGCCATGGCCCGGCGTTTCGGTTATCGTGGTGTGGAGCTGCGGATCGGGGGAGGGGCCGTGTCCAATGTCTGCCGGGTTCTGGAGGACGGCCCTGCTGTGTATTACAAGCTGCCGAAATCAGTCTCCGGTGGCGGTTCGATTTGGGATTATGCGGCGACCAGCTGCATCTATGCTGAAGCGGGTGCGTATGCGACAGACTTCAATGGTAAGCCCTTACCTTTGAACCAGGCCGGAACGACCTTCATGAATCGTTGCGGCGTGTGTTTCACGACCGAAGACAAGCTGTCGGCTGCACTCCCTTTTTAA
- a CDS encoding phosphotransferase, with protein MIKGEIENILRKASGAHRLEEVGVIQSLWSGYGAILRYGLEGATQTSVIVKHVSPPESTAHPRGWNTDISHQRKLHSYEVETVWYRDYANCCGETCRVPHCLAVVRKGDEVVIVLEDLDAAGYPVRKSRVSDFELEACLSWLAYFHASFLGKVPTGLWPSGTYWHLETRPDELKVLAGEDPLLCRAAGAIDSKLKASPYQTLVHGDAKLANFCFSEDGSSVAAVDFQYVGGGCGMKDVAYFIGSCLSEDECADAEEALLDFYFVKLREALAISGKCVDTDALEADWRALYPVAWTDFHRFLKGWSPGHWKIHSYSERLARSVLTTLEADRCS; from the coding sequence ATGATCAAGGGGGAGATTGAAAATATACTGCGAAAGGCCAGCGGAGCTCACCGGCTGGAAGAGGTCGGTGTGATTCAGAGTCTGTGGAGTGGCTATGGGGCGATTCTGCGATATGGCCTGGAGGGTGCGACGCAAACTTCGGTGATCGTTAAGCATGTTTCACCTCCGGAGAGCACGGCGCATCCTCGAGGGTGGAATACGGATATCTCACATCAGCGGAAACTTCATTCCTATGAGGTGGAGACGGTTTGGTACCGCGATTATGCGAACTGTTGTGGTGAAACTTGCCGGGTGCCGCATTGTCTGGCAGTCGTCAGGAAGGGTGACGAGGTCGTCATCGTTCTGGAGGATTTGGATGCGGCGGGTTACCCTGTCCGGAAGTCGCGGGTAAGTGATTTTGAGTTGGAGGCCTGCCTGAGCTGGCTGGCTTATTTTCATGCGAGTTTCCTGGGCAAAGTCCCGACGGGGCTTTGGCCGAGTGGGACCTATTGGCATCTGGAGACCCGGCCCGATGAATTGAAGGTGCTGGCCGGCGAAGACCCTTTACTCTGTCGCGCGGCTGGAGCGATCGATTCAAAACTGAAAGCCAGTCCCTATCAAACGCTGGTGCATGGTGATGCCAAGCTGGCCAATTTCTGTTTCTCGGAGGACGGATCATCAGTCGCCGCAGTTGATTTCCAATATGTCGGTGGTGGCTGCGGGATGAAGGATGTCGCCTACTTTATCGGTAGCTGCTTGAGTGAAGACGAGTGTGCCGACGCGGAGGAAGCCTTGTTGGATTTTTATTTTGTGAAGCTTCGCGAAGCTTTGGCGATCTCTGGCAAATGTGTCGATACGGACGCGTTGGAAGCGGATTGGCGGGCCTTGTACCCGGTGGCTTGGACGGATTTTCATCGTTTCCTTAAAGGCTGGAGTCCCGGTCATTGGAAGATCCATAGCTATAGTGAGCGTCTGGCCCGCTCAGTCCTGACTACATTGGAGGCAGATCGATGCAGTTGA
- a CDS encoding zinc ribbon domain-containing protein YjdM: MSKIPNCPKCESEYTYEDGSVFVCPDCGHEFTAGDSVPEPVADEPQYRDAFGTPLEDGDTVTVIKDLKVGGSSNVLKVGTKVKNIRLCGGDHDIDCKIPGFGGMKLKCSVVKKA, translated from the coding sequence ATGTCCAAGATCCCGAATTGTCCAAAATGTGAGTCAGAATACACCTATGAAGACGGCAGCGTCTTTGTCTGCCCGGATTGTGGGCATGAATTTACGGCCGGGGATTCAGTTCCGGAACCCGTAGCCGACGAGCCCCAATATCGGGATGCCTTTGGCACGCCTTTAGAAGACGGTGATACCGTTACAGTGATCAAGGATCTCAAGGTCGGGGGTTCCTCGAATGTCCTCAAGGTCGGCACCAAGGTGAAGAATATCCGACTCTGCGGCGGCGACCACGACATCGATTGTAAGATTCCCGGTTTTGGGGGAATGAAGCTGAAGTGCTCGGTGGTGAAGAAAGCCTAG
- a CDS encoding CvfB family protein — protein MADIGKFNELTIVEVVDHGLYLDGENLGNILLPQRYVTYQMKVGDKVNVFIYNDSEDRLVATTETPAAQVGEFAYLEVVGIRRNVGAFLDWGLSKDLLLPYREQGNLSLKEGDGVIVAIYVDEYTNRIVASARLHRHLQEDKPSYQPNDPVEVLIYGDSPLGYKAIVDKKFRGLLYHSETSDTLEEGDQFTGYVKRVRSGGKIDLRRDPAGYKRVGSLAEQIQEQLEEAGGRLPFNDKSSPESIRETFNCSKKAFKQAIGALYKQRVILITEDGIELVETD, from the coding sequence ATGGCAGACATCGGCAAATTCAACGAGCTGACCATCGTCGAGGTGGTGGACCACGGGCTTTACCTCGACGGTGAAAACCTCGGCAACATTCTTCTCCCCCAGCGCTACGTCACCTACCAGATGAAGGTCGGCGACAAGGTGAACGTCTTTATCTACAACGATTCCGAAGACCGCCTCGTCGCAACCACCGAAACCCCGGCCGCCCAAGTCGGCGAGTTTGCCTACCTCGAAGTGGTCGGCATCCGCCGTAACGTCGGTGCCTTTCTCGACTGGGGCCTAAGCAAAGACCTGCTCCTCCCCTACCGCGAGCAGGGCAACTTGTCCCTCAAGGAAGGCGACGGTGTCATCGTCGCAATCTATGTAGACGAGTACACGAACCGTATCGTCGCTTCCGCCCGTCTACACCGCCACCTCCAGGAAGATAAGCCGTCGTACCAACCGAACGATCCGGTCGAGGTCCTGATCTACGGCGACTCCCCGCTCGGGTATAAAGCCATCGTCGACAAGAAATTCCGCGGGCTGCTCTACCATTCCGAAACCTCCGATACGCTGGAGGAAGGCGACCAGTTTACCGGCTATGTGAAACGTGTGCGCTCCGGCGGCAAAATCGACCTGCGCCGCGACCCTGCCGGCTACAAACGGGTCGGCTCCCTGGCCGAACAGATCCAGGAGCAACTGGAAGAAGCCGGAGGCCGCCTGCCCTTCAACGACAAGAGCAGTCCCGAATCGATACGGGAAACCTTCAACTGCTCCAAGAAAGCCTTCAAACAAGCCATCGGTGCCCTCTACAAGCAACGTGTCATCTTGATTACCGAAGACGGGATCGAACTCGTCGAAACCGACTGA
- a CDS encoding group I truncated hemoglobin, producing MKVLANTLRAAVLVALLVSSPVRAVEPVAAPSLYERLGGLAPISVVVNDFIDVVNDDPLLNANPAIAEARKRVPPPYLKYHVTAMVCQATGGPCTYEGRSMKDAHAHLNINEKEWDRMVLIFKEVLLAHEVAKQEIEELVAIVESTKADIVVMTAK from the coding sequence ATGAAAGTTCTCGCGAACACCCTTCGCGCTGCAGTATTGGTGGCTCTGCTTGTCAGTTCCCCTGTGCGTGCAGTTGAACCTGTTGCCGCCCCCTCGCTCTATGAGCGACTCGGCGGATTGGCCCCCATCTCGGTTGTCGTTAATGACTTTATCGACGTGGTCAACGACGACCCCTTACTGAATGCAAATCCAGCGATTGCCGAAGCGCGTAAAAGGGTGCCGCCTCCGTACCTGAAGTATCATGTCACGGCAATGGTCTGCCAGGCAACGGGAGGACCCTGTACGTACGAGGGGCGTAGTATGAAAGACGCGCATGCCCATCTGAACATCAATGAGAAGGAATGGGACCGTATGGTACTCATCTTCAAGGAGGTCCTGTTGGCCCATGAGGTGGCAAAACAGGAGATCGAGGAACTTGTGGCTATCGTCGAGTCGACCAAAGCTGATATCGTTGTGATGACCGCGAAGTGA